The nucleotide sequence AATGCTCGGTGTTTGCGAAACGAAAGCGCGCACTCTAAACCTGAAAAACGTCCACTTGAAATGCTCCAGCATGGATCAGTTTGAGTACGACGAAAAATTCTCTCTTATCTACATTCCTTTCCGATCTTTTCAGCATCTTCTAACTCAGGAAGAACAAATCCGGTGCCTGGAGCTCGTGCGGAAGCATTTAAAGGATGAGGGCTTGTTCATTCTGGATGTGTTTGCGCCCAACATTAACAAAATTGCGGCCTACGAAAAAAGCCATGATTGGGAGAAAGAGTTTTCCAGAAAAAATTCTCAAACCGAAAGCACAATCACCAGATATTATCAGGCATCACCGGATCTTGCAGCTCAAACAATAGAGGTTTCGATGAAATGGGAGGAGCGGGACGATCAAGGTGTTGTCGTTGCGCGCAAGAAAGGTGAATTCAAGCTCCGTTACATTTTCCGTTACGAGCTGGAACATCTTCTGGTTCGCTGTGGATTTGAACCGGCCATTTACGGGCACTTCGATGAGAGGGCCTATGATTACATCTCCGGCGAAATCGTAGCCGTATGCAAAAAGAAGTAAAAGGAACAGCTCTGATCACGGGCGCTTCCAGCGGTATTGGCCTGGAGCTTGCCAGATTGTTTGCGAAGGACGGAATTCATGTCGTTCTTGTAGCCAGATCAACCGAAAAACTTCAACGTTTGGCTACTGAGCTCGAAGACGCTCACTCGATTCGCGCAAAAATATTACCATTTGATCTCGCTGATGCAGGTGCTCCGGATCATCTATTCATGCGAACACAGGAAGAATCGATTCCGGTTGATTTTCTGGTCAATAATGCTGGATTCGGAATGCGGGAAAGTTTTGAGAAAAATGATCTCAAGCAGATTCTGGAAATGCTTCAGGTCAATATTGTGGCACTGACTCACCTAACAAAACTGTATGTGAAGGAAATGCTCGCGCGAAAAAGCGGAAAAATTCTGAATGTGGGTTCTACCGCAGCCTATCAACCGGGCCCATGGATGGCTGTTTATTATGCAACCAAAGCATACGTTCTGTCCTTTTCGGAAGCACTGTCGAATGAATTGAACGGGACAGGAGTGACGGTCTCAGCTTTGTGTCCCGGTCCAACGCGTACAGGATTTCAAGAACGCGCAGGCGCAAAAGATATTCAGTTGATGAAAAGCAAAATGATGAGGGTAATGGATGCTGCAACCGTGGCGAAAATAGGGTATGAAGGAATGATGAAGAATAAGAGAGTGATCATACCCGGGTTCATGAATCGAATTGTTGCAACTGCTGCGCGCATCGGCCCTCGCGATTGGTCTACTGCTATTGCAGGCTCGTTAAATAAATCAAAAGAATAAACCGCCAAGACGCCAAGTCGCCAAGGAAAAAGAACAATTTAACTTTTGGCGTTTTGGCGCCTTGGCGGTTAAATCAGACGTTTAGTGGAGGTTTGGAATGAAATGGCTCCTCCTGCTTCTCTTGCTGCCCGGTTTGCTGTTTGGCGCCGAACCGATTGAAAAACATCCTGAATGGGATCAGGATTATTCAAAAAAAATCCGTAAATACACAACTGATCCTCAGTTCTTAACCGATCTGGTGGATCATTTGCCTGCATCGGACAAAGTTCCAACGCCGCAAAAGTTCCTTGGTTACATATCCGGCACGCCTGAAAGACTAACTTACTCCGAAGATATTCATCGTTACATGCGAGCGCTGGAAGCCGTTTCTCCGCGCGTGAAAGTCTTTTCAATGGGTAAGACGGAAGAAGACAGGGAGATGATCCTGGTGGTGATTGCAAACGAAGAAACCATCGGCGATCTCGATCGCTACAAAGACACGACGCGCAAGTTGTCTGATCCCCGGAAAATGAACGACACAGAAGCGGAGCAGTTTATCCAACAAGGAAAACCGATGTACTACCTGACCGGAGCGCTCCATTCACCAGAAACAGGCAGTCCCGAAATGCTGATGGAGCTTGCATACCGGCTCGCTGTGGAGGAGACTTCCGCAATTCAATCGATTCGCAATAACATCATCACTCTAATCACTCCGGTTCTGGAAGTCGATGGCCGCAATCGAATGGTGGATCTGGTGCGCTGGCAACAGGCGAATCCAAAAGCTCCGTTGCCGCCTCTGATCTATTGGGGTCACTATGTGGCTCATGATAACAATCGCGATTATCTCGGATTGAGCCTTGCGCTCACGCGCAATGTGTTGAAAACGTTTTTTGAATACCATCCTCAGGTACAACACGATTTGCACGAATCGGTTCCCTTTCTGTACGTCTCAACAGGAACCGGACCCTACAACGCATGGCTCGATCCGATGGTGATCGATGAATGGCACCGCATGGCCTACCACGAAGTTCAGACTCTGACTCAAAAAGGTTTACCGGGCGTATGGACGCATGGCTTTTTTGATGGTTGGGCGCCGAACTACTTGTTCTGGGTTGCGCACGGGCATAATGCGATTGGCCGTTTCTATGAAACGTTTGGAAATGGCACACCAAAAACTCTGGATAGAGTTGTCCGCGATCCAAGCCAGCGCGCCTGGTACCGGCCGAACCCTCCGCTGCCAAAAGTAAAATGGTCGCTTCGGAACAATGTAAATTATCAGCAAAGTGGCGCTCTTCTTGCGCTGCATTACATGGCGCAGAACAGTCAGCATTTCTTGCGCACCTTCTGGTCACTTGGAAAAAGGGCCGTGGCAAAAGCAACGAATGAAGGTCCTGCTGCGTATGTGTTCGATGCAACTCAAAAACGGAAAGGACAGCTTCGTGACCTGTTGCATCTGCTGCGCGAGCATGGCATCGAGGTTCATCAAACCGACAAGCCCGTAACAGTGAAACTTCAATGGCCACCCAAAAAGGAGGAAGAGAAGAAAGATTCTGAAAAGAAGGAAGAAAAAAAGGAAGAGAAAAAAGAACCGGACGCTGCAACCTTTCCGGCCGGAAGTTTTGTCGTGAGGTTGGATCAACCGTACAGCCGGCTCGCGGACACCTTGCTCGACATCCAGTACGTCCGCGGTGATGAAAGAGTTTACGATGATTCCGGCTGGACACTCGGCTATGCGAAAAATGTGGAATGGAAGCGGATCGTAAATCAGGAAATCTTAAAAACGCCGATGCGGCCATGGGAAGGCAGGATGGCTGTTTCCCGTCCTGAAATCAAAGGATCCACGATTGCAATTCGAAATCATGGCGAGCTAGATCTGGTTCGTCTTCGATATGCTCTACCGGAAATCGAGTTTTTGATCACGGAAGAAAACTGGAAAAAGAAAGATTCCGAATGGGCAGCGGGAACCGTTCTCATTACAGTAGAGGAAAGCAATTCGAAAAAAGTCGAGGATGCTTTAGCTACAACCGCACTCGAATACATCGTTCTTGAGAATGCACCGGACGTCAAAACGCACAAGATGGCAACGCCGCGAATCGCGATGCTGCACACATGGTTCGACACTCAGGATGAGGGTTGGTATCGAATTGCATTCGATGAATTAAAAGTTCCGTACGACTACATCTCCACACAAGACGTCGCCAACATGCGTGATTTGCGAAGCAAATATGACGTGATCCTTTTTTCGCCTTCGGGTTTTCGCACCGATGTAGTGGATTTCGTGAACGGTTTTCCTGCCGGACCCGCGATGCCGTGGAAAAAAACGGAACTGACGCCGAATTTGTTGATCGATGAAACAGATGATATTCGCAAAGGGATGGGCTATTCGGGTGTGCAGAATTTAAAAGAATTTGTGGAAGCGGGCGGCCTGCTGATTACGATACGCGAAACAGCTGAGTGGGCCGTGGAATATGGTCTTGCAAGATGGATACGAACAAGTCAGCCACAGAACTTGAAGGCATCAGGAAGCTTGCTGAAGTCGGTTTTGACAGATAAGAAGAGTCCTGTCGGTTACGGTTATGATGAAACGATTCCCGTTTACTACGCGGCAGGAACCATTTTTAAAGTTGGAATTTTCGAGGACCGGACGGATCAAGGAAAACGTCCAAGTGGACGCGGAAATCCGAAAGATCCTGATGTTCCTCAGGGAAGACGGTATGTAGAACTTCCGGACAAGCCGAAACCTGGTCCAGGCGAAGAAGGATTCCAACCTTCCGATGAGTGGTCGGTCTGGTATGAACCTCTGATTCCGAAGATGGAAGATCGGCCTCGCATAGTTGTTTCCTTTCCGAAAGAAGCGGATCAAATCTTTTTGTCCGGAATGCTGGAAGGCGCCGATGAAATTGCAGGGAAACCGCTGATCATTGATTCACCTCTGGGAAAAGGACACATCCTGTTGTTTGCTAACAATCCGATGTGGAGAGGTAACACGCAAGGTAACTACGCGTTCATTTTCAACGCGATTCTTAACTATGAGAACCTGGATGCCGGCTGGCCGCCGAAATAGCCCAAAGTAGGGGTGCCGCATTTTCGTTTTTGAAAAATGCTGCGCCCGGCAATTTTGGCGGACTGAGCATTCGCAAAAAACGCGAATGCGCAGCCCCTACAAACCAATTCGATTTAATAAGTTTCGAAAGCGGGGATCAGACCGAAGTTCTGTGAAGCGAGGATCAACTTTCAGGTAAACCAAGGAAGCAGAAGGTTCCTGATAAGCTTCTTCCAGCAACTGAATCGCTTTTTCTTTATCGCCGGAACTGGCGCAGATCTGCGCGAGATTGTACGGGGACACATAAGACGCCTGACTCTGTTTCTTGCTGTGTTCCAATCTCTTATTCCAGTAACCTTGCGCGCCGCTCTCTTCATATGCTCGCCGCAGTTCTCCTACTTGCGCGGCTACTTCGCTCGCGTCTTTTCCAGCGGAAATCCGCGCTTTCTCGAATTCCTGAATCGCTTCGCGAAACTTTCCCAATTGTTCGTATACGGCAGATAGAAACCGGTGAGCCGACGCAAAGTTTGGGTCCATGTCCTGGACTTTTTTTAAACGG is from bacterium and encodes:
- a CDS encoding SDR family oxidoreductase, whose translation is MQKEVKGTALITGASSGIGLELARLFAKDGIHVVLVARSTEKLQRLATELEDAHSIRAKILPFDLADAGAPDHLFMRTQEESIPVDFLVNNAGFGMRESFEKNDLKQILEMLQVNIVALTHLTKLYVKEMLARKSGKILNVGSTAAYQPGPWMAVYYATKAYVLSFSEALSNELNGTGVTVSALCPGPTRTGFQERAGAKDIQLMKSKMMRVMDAATVAKIGYEGMMKNKRVIIPGFMNRIVATAARIGPRDWSTAIAGSLNKSKE
- a CDS encoding class I SAM-dependent methyltransferase; translated protein: MEANFHYPAEYYDEDYKFGIPERGDIPFYMKYALQAGSPVLELGCGTGRILIPIAQEGIESHGLDMSREMLGVCETKARTLNLKNVHLKCSSMDQFEYDEKFSLIYIPFRSFQHLLTQEEQIRCLELVRKHLKDEGLFILDVFAPNINKIAAYEKSHDWEKEFSRKNSQTESTITRYYQASPDLAAQTIEVSMKWEERDDQGVVVARKKGEFKLRYIFRYELEHLLVRCGFEPAIYGHFDERAYDYISGEIVAVCKKK